The genomic DNA GGCGGCGGCAACGGCCGCGCCTGCAGCAACCGCAGAGGATGAAGGCGCTTCGCGGGCCGGGACGGCCGTGACAGGGGCCGCCGGCGGGACGGGCGCGGTGGTTGCGGGGCGGGCCGGTCGGCTGTCGCGGCTGTAGCTGATGCCACTGCACTGCGCACCGCTGACCCGTTTGCTGACGTAGCTGGGAACGCCATCGGCGCCGACACACTTGTACAGCGTGCCGGCACTGGCCGGCACGGCCGCCAGTGCAGCGATGCTGATCGCCACGATCCTTAAGGTCCCCTTCATGGGCGCGAGTGTCCCAGCTTGCGCGACGGTTGCCAAGGGCCGGGCCAGACGAGGCCCGTCAGGGCAATGCGATCCGGGGTCAAGCCCCTTACCCCGCGCGGGGCGGATCGGATCCCAGCGCGCGCCCTCCGTCCGCGTCGTGGCAGGGGACGCCACCCCCGGCAAGCACACTCGCGAGACCGGCAACCTGCGCCTGCAGTTCTGCATGCAAGGACGGCGGCGTGGTACGTATCGCCACGGGTGGCAATCCCAGGCTGAGGATCTGCCCGGCGAGCATCGCGGCACTGTCTGCGCCCATCAGCAACCGGCAGTGGTCGGGCCCGTCGGCGCGCAGCACGCCGAACCAGGGCGGCACCTGCAGCGCCAACGTGTCGATGCTTCCACACAAGGTCACCTCCGCGCGAAGGGTGAAGGGCGACTGGCTGACTGCCTGGCGCACCACGACCTCGGGCGGTGCAGGCAATGCGCGACGTGTTCCTCGCACAGGCAGGCAGCGCACCTCGCTGATGCGGTCTACCCGGAGCGTTCGCCAATCGTCGCGATTGCGATCCCAGCCCAGCAGATACCACCGCTGGCCATAGTTCACCAGATGCTGCGCTTCCGCTTCGCGCGGTCCGCTTACCCCATCATGGGTGCAATACATGAAAGACAGCACGGCATGCTCGCGGCAGGCCATGGCGAGTTGTCCCAGCAGGCGGCCGTCGACGCTGGGCATGCCACTCATCGTGGCAGTGGCCGCATGGATCTCACCCGCCTGCTGCCGACGGCGGAGGGGCACCAGCGGATCCAGCTTGGTCAACACCGACTGCGCGGTGTCATCCAGACCCGACACGCTGGCCGTGACGACCCGCAGCGCCAGCGCAATGGCGGTGGCCTCCCCCTCATCCAGCAGCAGGGGCAGCACCGGTGCGCCCCCACCCAGGCGATAACCGCCCCCGACCCCGGACGATGCGCTGATCGGATAGCCCAGCTCACGCAGCCGCTCGATGTCGCGCCGAATGCTGCGCCGGTCCACCTGCATGCGCTCGGCAAGCTCGGCACCCGACCAGTGCCGCCGGCTCTGCAGCAAGGCGATCAGCCTGAGCAGCCGCTGGGCGGTGTACGCCATGAGGGAATCATCGAGGACAGAAGGTGTCCGCAATAGTGCGCCACGATGACGGCACATTCCAACGGGAAACGCACATGACACGTCATATCACCCTGTATCACGCCATCCCCTCGCGCTCGGCCGGCGTGCTGGTGCTGCTCGAAGCACTGGGTGCGGATTACGCCCTTGAGGTGCTCGACCTGAAAGCAGGCGACAACGTGGCACCGGCCTTTCTCGCCGTGAACCCGATGGGTAAAGTTCCGGCCATCGTGCATGACGGCGCGCTGGTGACAGAACAGGTTGCGATCTATCAATACCTGGCCGAGCTGTATCCCGAAGCCGGGCTGGCACCGCCCATTGGGGATCCGCAGCGCGGCCCGTTCCTGCGCTGGCTGGCGTTTCACGGATCGTGCTTCGAACCGGCGATGGTCGAAAAGGCAATGAAACGGGACCCTGCCCCACGCGGCATGTCGCCCTATGTCGATGCGGAAACGGTGTTGCGCGTGGTGGAGGAGCAGCTGTCGCAGGGCGATTACCTGTTGGGCTCGCAGGTGTCGGCGGCCGACTTCCTGTGGGGCAGCGCGCTGGGCTGGTTGAGTGCGTTCGGCTTGCTGCAGCCGGGACCGGCAACCACGGCGTACATCGCACGGATGGCCGCACACCCCGCCGCCGCCCGCGCCAAGGACATCGACGCGCGCCTGGCAGCCGGTTGACCCATCGCCGGGCGCCGCTGCGCCCCCGGCCACCCTGCGCGACCCACCCACACCGGTAGCGCCGACCCATGGTCGGCGAGCGCAGCGGCGCGCGCGCTCCACCCGCACCGGTAGCGCCGACCCATGGTCGGCGTGCGCAGCGGCGCGCGCACCTACCCCGTTCCGGCAACGCAAGGGAGTAAACTGGACCGCTTACCCGCCACCCGCCTGGATTAATCACCATGACCGGGACGCCAGACGTCTTTCCATCCGTCGCTGTTGACGACACCCCTCTGTTCGCCCTGCCCACCGGTCCGCGCAAGCCCGACCAGGTGCGTGGCAAGCTGTACATCAAGACCCACGGTTGCCAGATGAACGAGTACGACTCGGCCAAGATGGCGGACGTGCTGGCAGCCAGCGATGGGCTGGAGCTGACCGACAACCCGGAAGAAGCCGACGTTATCCTGGTCAACACCTGCTCCATCCGCGAGAAAGCGCAGGAGAAGGTGTTCAGCCAACTCGGTCGCTGGAAGGCGCTGAAGAACAACGGGCGCGACGTCATCATCGGCGTCGGCGGCTGCGTGGCTTCGCAGGAAGGCGAGGCCATCGTCAAGCGCGCGCCGTATGTGGACCTGGTGTTCGGCCCGCAGACCCTGCACCGCCTGCCGGAACTGATCCGTGCGCGACGTGAGCAGAACCGGCCGCAGGTCGATATCAGCTTTCCGGAGATCGAAAAGTTCGACCGCCTGCCCGAGCCACGTGCAGACGGGGCCTCCGCTTTTGTGTCGATCATGGAAGGCTGCTCGAAGTACTGCTCGTTCTGCGTCGTGCCCTATACGCGTGGTACCGAAGTCAGCCGTCCGTTCGAAGACGTCGTGGTGGAGGTGGCGCAACTGGCTGCTCAGGGCGTGCGGGAGATCAACCTGCTCGGCCAGAACGTCAATGCGTACCGTGGACCGTATGGCGAGGGCGAGCATGCCGACCTGGGCCTGCTGATCCGCACCATCGCCGAAATCGACGGAGTCGGCCGCATCCGCTTCACCACCTCGCACCCGTTGGAGTTCAGCGACTCGTTGGTGGATGCCTTCCGCGACGTGCCGAAGCTGGCCAACTTCCTTCATTTGCCGGTGCAGGCGGGCAGCGACCGCATCCTGTCGGCGATGAAGCGGGGCTACACGGCGCTGGAGTTCAAGTCGAAGATCCGCAAGCTGCGCGCGGTACGTCCTGACATCTCCATCAGCTCGGATTTCATCGTCGGCTTCCCCGGTGAAACCGACGCCGACTTTGAGAAGACGATGAAGCTGATCGAGGACATCGGGTTCGACCAGAGTTTCTCCTTCATCTATTCGCGTCGCCCCGGCACCCCGGCCGCCGACCTCGAAGACACCATCACCGATGCCGAAAAGCACGCACGGCTGTCGCGCCTGCAGGCACGAATCAACCAGCACGCCGGCGAGATTTCCGCTGCCATGGTCGGCACAGTGCAGCGCGTCCTGGTGGAAGGCCCGTCGCGTCGTGACCCGAACGAGTTGAGCGGCAAGACCGAGAACATGCGGACGGTGAACTTCGCCGCACCTGCGCGTCTGGTCGGCCAGTTCGTGGATGTGCTGATCACCGAGGCCTACAGCAATTCTCTGCGTGGCCGGGTCAGCGGCGCCTGACTGGCAGGTTTTTCACCACCTCATAATGCGGCTTGTGGCACAAGCGCTGAGAAGGCTTATCCACAACTTTACCGCGTGACCACCCACACCTTGTGTGGAAAGAACCCGCACCCAATTCTGGATCCATGAAGAATATCGAGCACCGAGATTTCACCCTGTCGCCGGAAGACAACACCCGACTCGCCAACCTGAGCGGGCCCTTCGACGGTCATCTGCGCCAGATCGAGCTGAAGCTGGGTGTGGAGATCGCCAACCGCGGCCACGTCTTCCGCATCACTGGCCCGACCGAGGCCGCTGTCGAAGCGCAGAAGCTGATCGAAGCCCTGTACGAGGAAGCCGCCGAGGTCACTTTCGACAACCAGGCGATCCACCTTCGGTTGAACGAAGCCAACATCGAGCACATCGCGGAGCGTTCTTACGAGGCACAGGACGTGGCGATCAAGGTCAAGCGAGGCACTGTGCGGGGCCGCGGCGCCAACCAGGCGCGCTACCTGCACCAGATCGCCAGCCATGACATCAATTTCGGTATCGGTCCCGCCGGCACCGGTAAGACCTTCCTGGCCGTTGCCAGCGCCGTGGAAGCCTTGAACGAGTCGCGCGTGCAGCGGCTGATCCTGGTGCGCCCCGCGGTGGAGGCCGGCGAAAAACTCGGCTTCCTGCCTGGCGACCTGACCCAGAAGGTCGACCCCTATCTGCGGCCGCTGTACGACGCCCTGTACGAAATGCTGGGCGTGGAAAAGGTGGTCAAGCTGCTGGAAAAGAACGTCATCGAGATCGCGCCGCTGGCCTACATGCGCGGACGCACGCTCAATGATGCGTTCGTGATCCTCGACGAGGCACAGAACACCACCATCGAGCAGATGAAGATGTTCCTGACCCGCCTGGGCTACGGCTCGACCGCCGTGGTGACCGGCGACCTCACCCAGACCGATCTGCCAAAGCATGTGAAATCGGGTCTGCGCGATGCCGTGGACGTGCTGCGCGACGTGGAAGGCGTGAGCTTCACCTTCCTGGAGGCGCGCGACGTGGTCCGCCATCCGCTGGTGGCGCGCATCGTCAACGCCTACGACCGTCGTGAACAGCAGCAGGCCGTGCCGGAGAAAACCCCATGACCCGCGGCCCCGTCCGCCTGGATGTCGCGGTCAGCTATGCACTGCCCCGTGCCGGCCTGCCGGCTGCGGTGAGCTTCCGCAAATGGGTGGCGGCCGCGTTGAAAGGCCGCATTCGCGAGGCGGATCTGGCTATTCGCATGGTCGACGCCAAGGAAGGCCAGTCGCTCAATCGCCATTACCGCGGCAAGGACTACGCGACCAATGTGCTGAGCTTTCCCGCCGATGTGCCGGAGGGCCTGCCCAAGGGCGTGAAGTTCCCGCTGCTGGGCGATCTGGTGATCTGCGCACCGGTCGTGGCACGCGAGGCCGACGAACAAGGCAAGCCGCTCACCGCCCACTACGCGCACTTGACCGTGCACGGCGTGCTGCACCTGCTGGGCTGGGACCACGAAGACGACAAGGAAGCCGACGCAATGGAGCAGCTGGAGCGTGACATCCTGGCCGAGCTGGGCATCGCCGATCCGTACGCGGGCGAGCGTTGAGACCGGTGCGGGATCCTCGCGCGCCCTCTGTTGCAGCCGATGCGCTTCATGCTTCAATGCGGCCACTCATATCTGCCACGGATGGCCGTCATGCTTGAACAACGCCCGACCCTCATCGCTCCGGTCCTGCTGCTGGTCGGACTGGTCTGCGTACTTGGCGCGCCGTGGCTGCCGATGGCGGCCAATGGCCGCATGGTGATTACCGCACTGGGCATCGTCGGCGCCGCACTTGCCGCCGGCCCCGCCTGGCGCTGGACCCTCGCCGCCCGCCGTTGATCTGCGTCCTGCGTTGATCTACGTCCGGTAGTGCCGGCTTCAGCCGGCAACCGCGCGCGCCCTGAACGGCCCGACACCCCTGCCCTGGCACGCTATCATCGTCGCCTTCGCCAGCTCCTGTCCGTCGCCCCGATGAAACTGCCCGCCTGCATCGCCGCCCTGTTGCTGTGTTCCGCCCTGCCGAGCGTCGCCGCCGAGCCGCTGGATCTGCCGGCCCTGGTGGAATGCCGCCAAGGCGTGGCCGCGCACGCCGCGCTGGCAGTCGCCCTGGCCGACTCGCTGCAGGCCGTCGCGAAGGGGCTGCAGCCGCTACCGCAGCAGAATCAATTCATGACCGAATACCGTCTGGCCACGCCGATGACCGTGTTCGGCCAGCGCACCGACCGCATCGCCCTGGCCGGGGCCAGCATCATGGCGATCCTGGACCTTAAGGATCCGCGGCCGCTGGCGACGGAGCTGAAACTGGAAACCGCCTACGACGCCGACGGGAAGTTCATGGCCGGCCGTGAGCTGGTCAGCCGCGATGTCACCGATCCGGTGACGGGGGAAGCCCAGATCGAATCGATCATCCTCAGTGTTTCCACGGTCCAGAGCCATCCGGACCAGACCCTGGCCGGCTGCACCTACAGCCTGGACCTGCCTGCTGACGATGAGGCGCCCGCCGCAGTGGCCCCGCCTGCCAACAAGGGCTGACCGGCCTTTCCGCCGCACCCCACGCAAGCGCCGGGCACGCGCGACAGGGCCTGACATCCTGCTAGACTGCAGCCAACGCCCGGCCTGCCGGGTGCCTTTTTTCCCGAGATGTCTGAAGACGACAGTAGCAGCTCCACGCTGGAGCACAGTGAGAAAAGACGCAGCTGGCTTGAACGCCTGGGTGCTGCGTTTTCCGGTGAACCACATACCCGCGATCAGCTGATCGCCCTGCTGCGTACCGCACAGGAAGACGGGCTGATCGCCGCCGATACCCTACGCATGATGGAAGGCGCCATTTCGGTCGCCGAACTGACGGTGGGCGACGTGATGATCTCGCGTTCGCAGATGGTATCGCTGCCGGTGGAGGCGCCGTTCCTCGACCTGATGAAGCAGGTGGTCGAATCCGGTCATTCGCGCTTCCCGGTGCACGGCGACAACAAGGACGACATCCTGGGCGTGCTGTTGGCCAAGGATCTGCTGCGCGGCGTGGTTTCCGACCATGGCCCCGCCAATATCCGTGAACTGCTGCGTCCGGCGGTGCT from Stenotrophomonas sp. 169 includes the following:
- a CDS encoding WYL domain-containing protein; translation: MAYTAQRLLRLIALLQSRRHWSGAELAERMQVDRRSIRRDIERLRELGYPISASSGVGGGYRLGGGAPVLPLLLDEGEATAIALALRVVTASVSGLDDTAQSVLTKLDPLVPLRRRQQAGEIHAATATMSGMPSVDGRLLGQLAMACREHAVLSFMYCTHDGVSGPREAEAQHLVNYGQRWYLLGWDRNRDDWRTLRVDRISEVRCLPVRGTRRALPAPPEVVVRQAVSQSPFTLRAEVTLCGSIDTLALQVPPWFGVLRADGPDHCRLLMGADSAAMLAGQILSLGLPPVAIRTTPPSLHAELQAQVAGLASVLAGGGVPCHDADGGRALGSDPPRAG
- a CDS encoding glutathione S-transferase, producing the protein MTRHITLYHAIPSRSAGVLVLLEALGADYALEVLDLKAGDNVAPAFLAVNPMGKVPAIVHDGALVTEQVAIYQYLAELYPEAGLAPPIGDPQRGPFLRWLAFHGSCFEPAMVEKAMKRDPAPRGMSPYVDAETVLRVVEEQLSQGDYLLGSQVSAADFLWGSALGWLSAFGLLQPGPATTAYIARMAAHPAAARAKDIDARLAAG
- the miaB gene encoding tRNA (N6-isopentenyl adenosine(37)-C2)-methylthiotransferase MiaB, whose translation is MTGTPDVFPSVAVDDTPLFALPTGPRKPDQVRGKLYIKTHGCQMNEYDSAKMADVLAASDGLELTDNPEEADVILVNTCSIREKAQEKVFSQLGRWKALKNNGRDVIIGVGGCVASQEGEAIVKRAPYVDLVFGPQTLHRLPELIRARREQNRPQVDISFPEIEKFDRLPEPRADGASAFVSIMEGCSKYCSFCVVPYTRGTEVSRPFEDVVVEVAQLAAQGVREINLLGQNVNAYRGPYGEGEHADLGLLIRTIAEIDGVGRIRFTTSHPLEFSDSLVDAFRDVPKLANFLHLPVQAGSDRILSAMKRGYTALEFKSKIRKLRAVRPDISISSDFIVGFPGETDADFEKTMKLIEDIGFDQSFSFIYSRRPGTPAADLEDTITDAEKHARLSRLQARINQHAGEISAAMVGTVQRVLVEGPSRRDPNELSGKTENMRTVNFAAPARLVGQFVDVLITEAYSNSLRGRVSGA
- a CDS encoding PhoH family protein → MKNIEHRDFTLSPEDNTRLANLSGPFDGHLRQIELKLGVEIANRGHVFRITGPTEAAVEAQKLIEALYEEAAEVTFDNQAIHLRLNEANIEHIAERSYEAQDVAIKVKRGTVRGRGANQARYLHQIASHDINFGIGPAGTGKTFLAVASAVEALNESRVQRLILVRPAVEAGEKLGFLPGDLTQKVDPYLRPLYDALYEMLGVEKVVKLLEKNVIEIAPLAYMRGRTLNDAFVILDEAQNTTIEQMKMFLTRLGYGSTAVVTGDLTQTDLPKHVKSGLRDAVDVLRDVEGVSFTFLEARDVVRHPLVARIVNAYDRREQQQAVPEKTP
- the ybeY gene encoding rRNA maturation RNase YbeY gives rise to the protein MTRGPVRLDVAVSYALPRAGLPAAVSFRKWVAAALKGRIREADLAIRMVDAKEGQSLNRHYRGKDYATNVLSFPADVPEGLPKGVKFPLLGDLVICAPVVAREADEQGKPLTAHYAHLTVHGVLHLLGWDHEDDKEADAMEQLERDILAELGIADPYAGER